One Pristiophorus japonicus isolate sPriJap1 chromosome 19, sPriJap1.hap1, whole genome shotgun sequence genomic window carries:
- the LOC139229879 gene encoding histone H3-like: MARTKQAVLKSTRGKAPRKQLATKAARKSIPATGGVKKPHRHRSGTVALWEIRRYQKFTELLIRKLPFQRLVQEIAQDLKTDLRFRCSAVMALQEASEAYLLGLFEDTNLCAIHAKRVTIMPKDIQLARRIRGERA, from the coding sequence ATGGCCAGGACCAAGCAGGCAGTGCTCAAGTCGACCAGAGGGAAAGCTCCTCgaaaacagctggcgaccaaagcggcccggaagagcaTTCCGGCCACGggtggagtgaagaagcctcatcgccacagatccggcaccgtggctctgtgggaaatccgccgctaccagaaattcACTGAACTGCTGATCCGCAAGCTGCCCTTCCAACGCCTGGTGCAGGAGATCGCTCAGGACTTgaagaccgacctgcgcttccgttgctcggccgtcatggccctgcaggaaGCCAGCGAGGCTTACCTGCTGGGACtgtttgaggacaccaacctgtgcgcaatccacgccaagcgagtcaccatcatgcctAAAGATATCCAGCTGGCCCGCCGCATCCGTGGGGAGCGCGCCTAG